A single Filimonas effusa DNA region contains:
- the queA gene encoding tRNA preQ1(34) S-adenosylmethionine ribosyltransferase-isomerase QueA, giving the protein MKLSQFKFDLPLNLIAQNPTKRREDSRMMVVDRKTGNIENRYFRDILDYYDDKDVFVVNNTKVFPARMYGRKEKTGAKIEVFLLRELNKPNRLWDVIVDPARKIRVGNKLYFGENDELVAEVIDNTTSRGRTIRFLWEDDEESFKKMLEFLGETPLPKYIKRKPDEEDKERYQTVYAKHEGAVAAPTAGLHFSKELIKRCEIKGIRFSEVTLHTGLGTFRPIEVEDLSKHKMDAEYYRIDESACKIVNKAKETGHRICSIGTTTMRAMESSFTAQKLLKPSEGWTNTFIHPPYDFNVADSLVTNFHLPKTSLLIMTCAFAGYDLTMEAYKRAIKDKYRFFSYGDALLIL; this is encoded by the coding sequence ATGAAATTATCGCAATTCAAATTTGATCTCCCCCTTAACCTTATTGCTCAAAACCCTACCAAGCGCCGTGAAGACAGCCGTATGATGGTTGTAGATCGTAAAACTGGTAACATTGAGAACCGTTATTTCCGCGACATCCTTGATTATTACGACGACAAAGACGTGTTTGTAGTGAACAACACAAAGGTGTTCCCCGCACGGATGTATGGACGCAAGGAGAAAACAGGTGCTAAAATCGAAGTATTCCTGTTACGTGAACTGAACAAGCCCAACCGTTTATGGGACGTGATCGTAGATCCTGCCCGTAAAATCCGTGTAGGCAACAAGCTTTATTTTGGAGAAAACGACGAACTGGTGGCAGAAGTAATTGACAACACTACCAGCCGTGGACGTACCATCCGGTTCCTATGGGAAGATGATGAGGAAAGCTTCAAAAAAATGCTCGAATTCCTGGGCGAAACGCCGCTTCCTAAATACATCAAACGCAAGCCCGATGAGGAAGATAAAGAACGGTACCAGACAGTTTACGCCAAACACGAAGGCGCCGTTGCCGCTCCTACCGCTGGCTTACACTTTAGTAAAGAATTGATCAAACGTTGTGAGATCAAGGGTATCCGCTTCTCCGAAGTAACCCTGCACACAGGCCTTGGCACCTTCCGCCCTATTGAAGTGGAAGACCTCAGCAAGCATAAAATGGACGCCGAATACTACCGTATCGACGAAAGTGCCTGCAAGATCGTGAACAAAGCCAAGGAAACCGGCCACCGCATCTGCTCTATCGGCACCACCACCATGCGTGCCATGGAAAGCAGCTTTACAGCACAGAAACTGTTAAAACCCAGCGAAGGATGGACCAATACTTTTATCCATCCTCCTTACGATTTTAACGTAGCCGATAGCCTGGTAACCAACTTCCACCTGCCAAAAACCAGCCTTCTGATCATGACCTGCGCTTTTGCCGGTTACGATCTTACCATGGAAGCTTACAAAAGAGCCATTAAAGACAAATACAGGTTCTTCAGCTATGGCGACGCATTGCTGATTCTCTAA
- a CDS encoding helix-turn-helix domain-containing protein, translated as MIKIETKQDYYSAMAEIETYLGKGFGGLSVAEDKRLEELSTAVEVWEKTNFPIPKQASIPDLLNYIMRERNVTQSKLSEELDVSKSNLSAILSGKKRVNLDLVRSLHSKFKLDGNMLLELL; from the coding sequence ATGATAAAGATTGAAACAAAACAAGATTATTACAGTGCGATGGCGGAAATCGAAACTTATCTTGGTAAAGGTTTCGGTGGTCTGTCAGTGGCTGAAGACAAGCGCCTTGAGGAATTGTCAACGGCTGTAGAAGTATGGGAAAAGACCAACTTTCCTATACCTAAACAAGCGAGCATACCTGACTTATTGAATTACATCATGCGAGAGCGTAATGTTACTCAGAGTAAATTGTCTGAAGAGCTGGATGTTTCCAAGTCTAATCTGTCTGCAATATTGAGTGGCAAGAAAAGAGTAAATCTAGATCTTGTTCGTTCTCTGCATTCAAAGTTTAAGCTGGATGGAAATATGCTTCTTGAATTATTATAG
- a CDS encoding alpha/beta hydrolase, producing MKHLTLALIFAAIPFTVMFSQQVLPLYEGPVPNSRPSNTYKEEQTPSNNRITIAKVINPTLTAYFPKEARSNAAVIICPGGGYGRLAATHEGTEVAQLFNSWGITAFVLKYRLPSDSIMLDKSTGPLQDAQRAIQLVRSRAAEWKLDTSKIGIMGFSAGGHLASSAGTHFNKILINNPAGISVRPSFMVLVYPVITFSDKYTHMGSRTNLIGKTPSSDSISYFSNELQVTAQTPPAFLVHAGDDKAVPVDNSISFYQALNQFGSPSELHIYPKGGHGFGLHNSTTTDEWPERLKNWMKGIGALPK from the coding sequence ATGAAACATTTAACGCTTGCCCTGATCTTTGCAGCAATCCCATTCACCGTTATGTTCAGTCAACAGGTATTACCACTCTACGAAGGCCCGGTGCCCAATTCCAGACCTTCCAATACGTATAAAGAAGAACAAACGCCTTCTAACAACAGGATCACTATTGCCAAAGTCATCAACCCTACGCTTACCGCCTATTTCCCAAAAGAAGCCAGGAGTAATGCAGCCGTGATCATTTGCCCAGGTGGCGGCTATGGCCGTTTGGCCGCTACACACGAAGGCACCGAAGTAGCCCAGTTATTCAACAGCTGGGGCATCACAGCTTTTGTTTTGAAATACAGGTTGCCCAGCGACTCTATTATGCTCGATAAATCAACAGGACCATTACAGGATGCACAGCGTGCCATACAACTGGTAAGGTCAAGAGCTGCCGAATGGAAACTGGACACAAGTAAAATAGGTATCATGGGATTCTCTGCAGGCGGACACCTTGCTTCTTCCGCAGGTACACATTTCAATAAAATATTAATCAACAATCCCGCCGGCATCAGCGTAAGACCCAGCTTTATGGTGCTGGTATATCCCGTGATCACTTTCTCCGACAAGTACACACACATGGGATCACGCACCAACCTCATTGGAAAAACGCCTTCCAGCGATAGTATCAGCTATTTTTCAAATGAGCTGCAGGTAACTGCCCAAACGCCTCCCGCATTCCTTGTACATGCAGGCGACGACAAAGCTGTACCGGTAGACAACAGTATTTCGTTTTACCAGGCGTTGAACCAGTTTGGCTCCCCGTCCGAACTGCATATCTACCCCAAAGGCGGCCACGGATTTGGCCTGCACAACAGCACCACTACAGACGAATGGCCCGAACGTTTAAAGAACTGGATGAAAGGAATAGGCGCATTGCCTAAATAG
- a CDS encoding aspartate kinase, translating into MKVMKFGGTSVGKPERMHQVAQLITKDDESKIVVLSALSGTTNALVAISDSIANSDRDAAKRKIEELEAHYRNFIPALVTTEAARKKAGDIVTEHFEFLQIILRISFSEALNKDILAQGELLSTKLFSVYLEETGVDHLLLPALEFMSIDANEEPNLPAIQQKLSQQLKQHSDKKMFITQGYICRNARGEVDNLKRGGSDYTASLIAAAVKGSVCEIWTDIDGMHNNDPRIVNKTLAIEQLSFDEAAELAYFGAKILHPTCIWPAQMNNVPVKLLNTMQPDAKGTTIEEDAGSVGVKAVAAKDGIIAIKIKSSRMLLAYGFLRKVFEVFEKYRTPIDMITTSEVAVSVTIDTDAHLDTIIKELEPFGHVEVDKDQSIVSIVGNEIAETPDVLKRLFDTLAEIPVRMVSYGGSPHNISLLVPSEYRTKTLQLLNAGIFGL; encoded by the coding sequence ATGAAAGTAATGAAGTTTGGCGGCACCAGCGTAGGTAAGCCGGAACGTATGCACCAGGTAGCTCAGCTCATCACTAAAGATGACGAGTCAAAGATCGTGGTATTGAGCGCCCTCAGCGGTACTACCAACGCATTGGTAGCTATCAGCGACAGTATTGCCAATAGCGACAGAGATGCAGCCAAACGAAAGATTGAAGAACTTGAAGCGCATTACAGGAATTTTATCCCTGCTCTCGTTACTACTGAAGCAGCGCGTAAGAAGGCAGGTGATATTGTTACCGAACACTTCGAGTTTCTCCAGATCATTCTTCGCATTTCTTTCAGTGAAGCATTGAATAAAGATATCCTGGCGCAAGGCGAGCTGCTGAGCACAAAGCTGTTCAGCGTTTATCTTGAAGAAACAGGAGTTGATCACCTGCTGTTGCCTGCGTTGGAATTTATGAGCATCGATGCAAATGAAGAGCCCAACCTGCCTGCTATCCAGCAGAAGCTAAGCCAGCAGTTGAAACAGCATAGTGATAAAAAAATGTTTATCACACAAGGTTATATCTGCCGCAATGCGAGGGGAGAAGTGGATAACCTGAAAAGAGGCGGCAGTGATTATACTGCATCGCTTATCGCAGCAGCTGTTAAGGGAAGTGTGTGTGAGATATGGACAGATATCGACGGTATGCATAACAACGATCCCCGTATCGTAAATAAAACCTTAGCAATCGAGCAACTGAGCTTCGATGAAGCGGCTGAGCTGGCTTATTTCGGCGCAAAGATCCTTCATCCTACCTGTATCTGGCCTGCACAAATGAACAATGTGCCTGTTAAGCTGCTCAACACCATGCAGCCTGATGCAAAAGGTACTACCATCGAGGAAGACGCAGGTTCTGTTGGGGTGAAAGCGGTTGCCGCCAAAGACGGCATCATTGCTATCAAGATCAAAAGCAGCCGTATGCTGCTTGCTTATGGCTTTTTAAGAAAGGTATTTGAAGTGTTTGAAAAATATCGCACTCCTATAGATATGATCACTACGTCGGAAGTAGCTGTATCTGTAACGATCGATACAGATGCCCATCTCGATACTATTATTAAAGAGCTTGAGCCATTTGGGCATGTAGAGGTTGATAAAGACCAATCTATCGTTTCCATTGTTGGTAATGAGATTGCTGAAACGCCTGATGTATTGAAGCGTCTTTTCGATACGCTTGCAGAAATACCTGTTCGTATGGTGAGCTATGGTGGAAGTCCTCACAATATTTCCCTGCTTGTGCCCAGCGAATACAGGACTAAAACTTTGCAGCTGCTGAATGCCGGAATTTTTGGATTGTAA
- a CDS encoding ferredoxin — protein sequence MPKIIQYRDKCIGCGICFEMQPELWRMSRKDGKAVLLRAEEKKHTFVLQVSNQVFEETKTVSEACPVRIIKMS from the coding sequence ATGCCTAAGATCATACAATACCGCGATAAATGTATTGGCTGTGGCATCTGCTTCGAAATGCAGCCGGAACTATGGCGTATGAGCCGCAAAGATGGCAAGGCAGTGCTCCTGAGAGCCGAAGAAAAAAAACACACCTTCGTATTACAGGTAAGCAACCAGGTATTTGAAGAAACAAAAACCGTATCGGAAGCCTGCCCCGTAAGAATCATCAAGATGAGTTAA
- a CDS encoding peptidase U32 family protein, with protein sequence MDVELLSPAGSFDAMQAAINAGANAIYFGVEQLNMRSRSSGGFSIDDIAEVSRRCHAAGVKCYITLNTVMYEYDMQLLQGVLKEVKEHNVDAVIASDFAVIELCTRMGIPLHISTQANVSNLESVQFYARFADTIVLARELTLKQIANVCNGIKRKNITGPSGELVKIEIFIHGALCMAVSGKCYLSLHSQNASANRGACVQNCRRPYKVTDTETGDELVVDNEYIMSPQDLCTINILDEVIQSGAAVLKIEGRSKGAEYVHTVTACYREAINAIQEGTYNTSKVEAWMQTLATVYNRGFWEGYYLGREMGQWTKTPGSIATEKKIYAGKGSRFYPKIQVGEFIIENGSLQEGDTLLLSGNAFGMEKITFDAVLVNGEKHPKAVKGDKITFPFAHKITASDKLYKLLPAADA encoded by the coding sequence ATGGACGTAGAACTATTATCGCCTGCTGGCTCATTTGATGCCATGCAGGCAGCCATTAACGCAGGAGCCAATGCTATTTATTTTGGCGTGGAACAATTGAATATGCGCAGCCGCTCCTCAGGCGGATTTTCTATCGATGATATCGCAGAAGTCAGCCGGCGCTGCCACGCAGCAGGTGTGAAATGTTATATCACGCTCAATACAGTAATGTATGAATACGACATGCAGTTACTGCAAGGTGTCTTAAAAGAAGTAAAAGAACACAACGTAGATGCCGTCATAGCGTCAGACTTTGCAGTCATTGAGTTATGCACCCGCATGGGCATCCCCTTACATATTTCTACCCAGGCCAATGTCAGCAACCTCGAATCAGTTCAGTTTTATGCACGCTTTGCCGATACCATCGTACTCGCAAGAGAGTTAACACTAAAACAAATAGCGAACGTTTGCAACGGCATAAAACGCAAAAACATCACCGGCCCTTCAGGAGAACTGGTAAAGATCGAGATCTTTATACATGGCGCGCTTTGTATGGCAGTATCAGGTAAATGTTACCTAAGCCTGCACAGCCAGAATGCATCCGCCAACCGCGGCGCCTGCGTGCAAAATTGCCGCCGCCCTTATAAAGTTACAGACACCGAAACTGGTGACGAACTCGTAGTCGACAACGAATACATCATGTCGCCGCAAGACCTCTGCACCATCAATATCCTGGACGAAGTAATACAATCCGGTGCTGCCGTACTTAAAATAGAAGGCCGCAGTAAAGGCGCCGAATACGTGCATACCGTAACAGCCTGTTATCGCGAAGCCATAAATGCAATACAAGAAGGCACCTACAATACATCTAAGGTCGAAGCCTGGATGCAAACACTTGCAACAGTCTACAATCGCGGCTTCTGGGAAGGTTATTACCTCGGCAGGGAAATGGGCCAGTGGACAAAAACACCCGGCTCTATAGCCACCGAGAAGAAAATATATGCTGGCAAGGGAAGCCGCTTTTATCCAAAGATCCAGGTGGGAGAGTTTATCATAGAAAACGGCAGCCTGCAGGAAGGCGATACCCTCCTGCTTAGCGGTAACGCCTTTGGCATGGAAAAAATAACTTTCGATGCCGTACTGGTCAACGGCGAAAAACATCCGAAAGCCGTTAAAGGCGATAAAATCACCTTCCCCTTTGCACACAAAATAACAGCATCCGATAAACTATATAAACTGCTGCCAGCCGCCGATGCCTAA
- a CDS encoding type II toxin-antitoxin system HigB family toxin yields the protein MRLLARPIVNDFIRKHPPASVPLNDWFRKTEKADWRDFVHVKETFNSCDGIGNDRYVFNIGGNNYCVVAMINFRARFVYIRGVLTHAEYDSMRGKLDSL from the coding sequence ATGAGATTATTGGCACGGCCTATAGTTAATGATTTTATTCGAAAGCATCCTCCAGCAAGTGTACCATTGAATGATTGGTTTAGAAAGACCGAGAAGGCCGACTGGAGAGATTTTGTTCATGTTAAGGAAACTTTCAATTCCTGTGATGGTATAGGGAATGACAGGTATGTGTTCAATATTGGTGGAAATAACTATTGTGTAGTTGCGATGATTAATTTCAGGGCCAGATTTGTTTATATAAGGGGTGTGCTGACGCATGCAGAATACGATAGCATGAGAGGCAAGTTAGATAGTCTTTAA
- a CDS encoding bifunctional helix-turn-helix transcriptional regulator/GNAT family N-acetyltransferase — MEFYKKTGKVALGSRLRLLTDSVTNDAAEIYKSYGIDMNPKWFPVFYVLAGGAARTVTSIAAEIGHSHPSVSKIVREMAGAGLVSEQKDEADGRRNMVELTVMGKAVNEKIQDQYTDVRAAIEEVSAEANHDLWKAIEEWEFLLEQKSFFERVKDKRKERERGKVSIVTYNDSYQLAFKSLNEEWISAYFKMEATDYKSLDNPEGYIIDKGGVILVALYENIPVGVCALIKMNDPEFDYELAKMAVSPKAQGKHIGFMLGTAILDKAKELGAQKIYLESNTILKPAIALYHKLGFKKITGRPSPYERCNIQMAVQL, encoded by the coding sequence ATGGAATTTTACAAGAAAACAGGAAAGGTGGCACTGGGAAGCCGGTTGCGGTTATTGACCGACAGTGTAACAAATGATGCTGCGGAGATTTACAAGAGCTATGGAATTGATATGAATCCTAAGTGGTTTCCGGTGTTTTATGTACTTGCGGGTGGGGCGGCCAGGACGGTTACTTCCATTGCTGCTGAGATAGGGCATAGTCATCCTTCGGTGAGTAAGATTGTACGGGAGATGGCTGGTGCGGGACTGGTATCGGAGCAAAAGGATGAGGCAGACGGGCGCCGTAACATGGTGGAACTTACGGTTATGGGGAAGGCGGTAAATGAAAAGATCCAGGATCAATATACGGATGTAAGGGCGGCTATAGAGGAGGTTTCAGCTGAAGCGAATCATGATCTGTGGAAGGCCATTGAAGAATGGGAATTTTTATTGGAGCAGAAATCGTTCTTTGAGCGTGTGAAAGATAAACGGAAGGAAAGGGAAAGGGGTAAAGTTTCCATTGTTACGTATAACGACAGTTACCAGTTGGCTTTCAAATCACTTAATGAAGAATGGATCTCTGCTTATTTTAAGATGGAGGCGACCGATTACAAGTCGTTGGATAATCCTGAAGGGTATATCATCGATAAAGGTGGTGTTATACTTGTTGCGTTATACGAGAATATACCTGTTGGAGTTTGTGCGCTTATAAAAATGAACGATCCGGAGTTCGATTATGAACTGGCCAAAATGGCTGTATCTCCTAAAGCGCAGGGGAAACATATTGGCTTTATGCTTGGCACCGCTATTCTCGATAAAGCAAAAGAGCTGGGCGCTCAAAAGATCTATCTCGAAAGCAATACTATTCTCAAGCCTGCGATAGCACTTTATCATAAGCTCGGTTTCAAAAAAATAACGGGCAGACCTTCGCCGTACGAGCGTTGTAATATTCAAATGGCAGTACAGCTATAG
- a CDS encoding AsmA family protein — protein MTRKTRKRIIRIVLIPVIVLVLLVGIAATILFTQQDRLVKLAVKELNKQLQGELVINGSNISLLQNYPYISIGLKQVQFYANKQKNAKPIYESERLYIGFSLTDILQQKYHVKVIALKNGHLDLVQDNAGRLNIVEASRMKTDTSTVTDSSSTELDLNLKKVVIKDMLVAYSDKKSGQHFTSRISKIQSSFKMDSLLIHAKLNGAMLLDYTRPGDTVLFRHKHFETDLEFSYNKASKMVNLPVGKLKLEEARFNITGTADLAHDNTVDLRIKGDKPDFKQLFSFAPEAVTQELGRFKYDGHLSFDGHIKGAIKQNQLPLIELSFACDNAWLHNTKANKRIDSLAFKGFYTNGPAHSLKTSELRLMGMNARPDKGIFKGNFVMRDFTDPKLFMQVNSELELAFLGAFLGIKDLERLTGHISLKMNFKELVDIGAPEESMARLSQGIQSELTIRDLTFRIPNYPHMIRNLDLHADMKDGFVCLDTLSFNLGHSDFKMKGTLSDLPALFHQQQKPVQLTFSAASQRMIMKELLAFDTAKSNKAKEEILGFNIGLSLETSVNELLHPKPLPKGKFKIEKLFASFKHYPHAFHDFGAELAINDTALLLRKFGGMIDSTDLAFKGRVVNYQLWFDSVKRGRTQIAFDLQSKRLAMRDLLGKYSRKLVPQDYHEEVTTNLWLRSKTDLRYDSVFRFAKIRIANISGTLQKHAFQLDSVKGTVMLGADHFVRIDTLTGKVGRSDFDISMRLYTGKDTVKRKKENYLRFASRFLDVDQLTNYRLLATEENTPALSSAPAPATVTHKTTSAHANAFNIFQIPFIDFTGTVNIGKIKYHRLWIKNLYSNARMRADQHLFLDTLGLEIAEGRIDARGYFNGADAKKIFMKSRMRITDMNIEKMMLKLDYLGQDYVINKNIKGRLNGVIKGYVQIHPDLTPVIENSTAELDVDIRNGTLINFAPMQAMSSYFKDKNLNMVRFDTLRNKLTFKEGALIIPSMNINSSLGFMEISGKQALDMKMEYYMRIPLKMVTSVGFRMLFGKKQEEVDPDQVDAIEYRDVNKKVRFMNIKVTGTPDDYKIGLGKAKKS, from the coding sequence ATGACCCGTAAAACACGCAAACGTATTATTCGTATTGTATTGATTCCTGTTATAGTATTGGTACTCCTCGTTGGAATTGCTGCAACTATTTTATTTACCCAGCAAGACCGGCTGGTAAAACTGGCAGTAAAAGAACTGAACAAACAATTGCAGGGCGAACTGGTCATAAACGGCAGCAATATTTCATTGCTTCAGAACTACCCCTACATCTCTATAGGCCTCAAACAGGTGCAGTTCTACGCCAACAAACAAAAGAATGCAAAACCTATTTACGAATCCGAACGCCTGTATATCGGCTTTAGCCTTACCGATATCCTGCAGCAGAAATACCATGTGAAAGTAATTGCGTTGAAAAATGGGCATCTCGATCTTGTACAGGATAACGCCGGACGCCTGAACATTGTAGAAGCAAGCCGCATGAAAACCGATACCAGTACGGTAACAGACAGCAGCAGCACAGAGCTGGACCTGAATCTGAAAAAGGTCGTCATCAAAGACATGCTTGTTGCCTATTCCGATAAAAAAAGCGGTCAGCACTTCACTTCCCGGATCAGCAAGATCCAGTCCTCCTTCAAAATGGATAGCCTGCTGATACACGCAAAATTAAACGGAGCCATGCTGTTGGATTATACCCGCCCCGGCGATACTGTTTTATTCCGTCACAAACACTTTGAAACCGACCTCGAGTTCTCGTACAACAAAGCCAGCAAAATGGTGAACCTGCCCGTAGGAAAACTTAAACTCGAAGAAGCACGTTTCAATATTACCGGCACCGCCGACCTGGCACACGATAACACCGTCGATCTCAGGATCAAAGGCGACAAACCCGATTTCAAACAACTCTTCTCCTTTGCACCCGAAGCCGTAACCCAAGAACTGGGACGTTTTAAATACGACGGACACTTAAGCTTCGACGGACACATCAAAGGCGCTATCAAACAAAACCAGCTGCCACTAATTGAACTTTCATTTGCCTGCGACAATGCATGGCTGCACAATACAAAAGCCAACAAACGCATAGATTCACTTGCCTTCAAAGGCTTTTACACCAACGGCCCCGCCCATTCACTCAAGACCTCCGAACTACGCCTCATGGGTATGAATGCAAGACCCGATAAAGGCATTTTCAAAGGAAACTTCGTAATGCGCGACTTCACCGATCCCAAACTATTCATGCAGGTGAATTCAGAACTGGAACTGGCCTTCCTGGGCGCCTTCCTGGGCATTAAGGACCTGGAACGCCTGACAGGACATATAAGCCTGAAAATGAACTTTAAGGAATTGGTTGACATAGGAGCGCCGGAAGAATCTATGGCCAGGCTCAGCCAGGGTATTCAAAGCGAACTAACCATACGCGACCTCACCTTTCGTATCCCCAACTACCCGCATATGATCCGCAACCTGGATCTGCACGCCGATATGAAAGATGGATTTGTATGCCTCGACACGCTGAGCTTTAACCTGGGACATTCCGATTTTAAAATGAAAGGAACCTTAAGCGACCTGCCTGCGCTCTTCCACCAGCAGCAGAAACCAGTACAACTTACCTTTAGCGCTGCCAGCCAGCGTATGATTATGAAAGAACTCCTGGCCTTCGATACAGCCAAAAGCAATAAGGCAAAAGAAGAGATCCTGGGCTTTAATATCGGGCTTTCACTCGAAACATCAGTAAATGAATTACTCCATCCTAAACCCCTTCCAAAAGGAAAATTCAAAATAGAAAAGCTGTTTGCTTCTTTCAAACATTACCCGCATGCATTTCATGACTTCGGTGCCGAACTCGCGATCAACGATACGGCCCTCCTGTTACGCAAATTCGGCGGCATGATCGACAGCACCGACCTGGCTTTCAAAGGCAGGGTAGTAAATTACCAGTTATGGTTCGACTCAGTAAAAAGAGGCAGAACCCAGATTGCATTCGACCTGCAATCTAAACGGCTGGCCATGCGCGACCTGCTCGGTAAATACAGCCGCAAGCTCGTTCCACAGGACTATCACGAAGAAGTGACCACCAACCTGTGGCTAAGATCGAAAACAGACCTGCGTTACGACTCCGTCTTCCGCTTTGCAAAGATCAGGATCGCGAATATCTCCGGCACACTGCAAAAGCACGCATTCCAGCTGGATAGCGTAAAAGGAACAGTAATGTTGGGTGCAGATCATTTTGTGAGAATAGATACCCTCACTGGTAAAGTTGGACGCAGTGATTTCGACATCAGCATGCGATTATACACCGGCAAGGATACCGTTAAAAGAAAGAAGGAAAATTATCTGCGTTTCGCATCCCGTTTCCTCGATGTCGACCAGCTCACCAACTACCGGCTGCTGGCAACGGAAGAAAATACGCCGGCATTATCAAGCGCCCCAGCCCCTGCCACGGTAACGCATAAAACGACATCAGCACACGCCAATGCCTTTAATATTTTCCAGATCCCGTTCATCGACTTTACTGGCACCGTAAACATCGGCAAGATCAAGTACCATCGTTTGTGGATCAAAAACCTGTACAGTAATGCAAGAATGCGCGCCGATCAACACCTGTTCCTCGATACACTGGGCCTCGAGATCGCCGAAGGACGCATAGATGCACGCGGTTATTTCAACGGCGCCGATGCAAAAAAGATCTTCATGAAAAGCCGCATGAGGATTACGGATATGAACATCGAGAAAATGATGCTGAAGCTGGATTACCTGGGACAGGATTATGTCATCAACAAAAATATCAAAGGCCGCCTCAACGGCGTTATCAAAGGTTATGTGCAGATACACCCCGACCTTACGCCGGTGATTGAAAACTCTACCGCCGAACTGGATGTCGACATCCGCAACGGCACCCTCATAAACTTTGCCCCCATGCAGGCCATGTCCAGTTATTTCAAAGACAAAAACCTGAACATGGTACGCTTCGATACTTTACGAAATAAACTAACTTTTAAAGAAGGAGCACTGATCATCCCTTCCATGAACATCAACTCCTCACTGGGCTTCATGGAAATATCCGGCAAACAGGCCCTCGATATGAAGATGGAGTACTACATGCGTATACCACTGAAAATGGTAACCTCCGTGGGCTTCCGCATGTTATTCGGTAAAAAGCAGGAAGAAGTAGACCCCGACCAGGTAGACGCCATCGAATACCGCGACGTAAACAAAAAGGTCAGGTTCATGAACATTAAAGTAACAGGCACCCCCGATGACTATAAAATCGGGTTAGGCAAAGCTAAAAAATCATAA
- a CDS encoding Ldh family oxidoreductase: MENVYSYGQLSAFTQNIFKKIGCSDEHAALATAVLVSADLRGIDSHGVARLSGYVRLWEAKRINATPDIRVVHETPSTAVVDGDAGLGLVVAPYAMAIAIEKARQVGTGWVSVRNSNHFGIAGYHAMMALQSDMIGMAMTNASALVAPTCSVERMLGTNPIAVAIPAAQQPPFVADFATTTAANGKLEILQRKNADAPAGWVQDKDGNSSTNAHALKEAGALLPLGSDREHGSHKGYALGSIVDIFSAVLSGASYGPWAPPFPAYVPMPENMPGQGLGHFFGAMRVDAFRPAEEFKQHMDNWIGRFRQAKPAPGYEKVLIPGDPERETESYRMENGIPVVAPVVNDLKQLGEKFGIAL; this comes from the coding sequence ATGGAAAACGTGTATTCTTACGGGCAATTGTCTGCCTTTACTCAAAATATCTTTAAAAAAATAGGCTGCTCCGATGAACATGCTGCGCTTGCCACAGCAGTGCTGGTGTCTGCCGATCTGCGTGGTATAGACAGTCATGGTGTGGCGCGTCTCAGCGGTTACGTACGACTTTGGGAAGCAAAACGGATTAATGCAACACCGGATATACGGGTTGTACATGAAACGCCTTCTACAGCGGTTGTGGATGGTGATGCGGGGCTTGGGCTGGTGGTAGCGCCTTATGCTATGGCCATTGCTATTGAAAAGGCACGGCAGGTGGGTACCGGATGGGTGAGTGTGCGTAACAGTAATCATTTTGGTATTGCGGGGTATCATGCGATGATGGCATTGCAAAGTGATATGATTGGTATGGCTATGACCAATGCCAGTGCGCTGGTGGCCCCTACATGCAGTGTAGAGCGGATGCTGGGGACTAATCCTATTGCAGTTGCTATTCCTGCTGCGCAGCAGCCGCCTTTTGTTGCCGATTTTGCTACTACCACTGCTGCCAACGGTAAACTTGAAATATTACAGCGTAAGAATGCTGATGCTCCAGCAGGGTGGGTACAGGACAAGGATGGTAATTCATCGACCAATGCTCATGCCCTGAAAGAAGCCGGGGCATTACTTCCTCTTGGCAGCGACAGGGAGCATGGCAGTCATAAGGGATATGCACTGGGCAGTATCGTAGATATTTTTTCGGCAGTACTCAGTGGCGCCAGTTATGGGCCCTGGGCGCCTCCTTTCCCTGCTTATGTTCCTATGCCCGAAAATATGCCGGGACAGGGGTTAGGGCATTTCTTCGGCGCCATGCGTGTTGATGCTTTCCGTCCTGCTGAAGAATTTAAACAACATATGGATAACTGGATCGGTCGTTTCCGGCAGGCCAAACCTGCTCCGGGTTATGAAAAAGTGCTGATTCCGGGTGATCCTGAGCGTGAAACCGAAAGCTACAGGATGGAGAATGGAATTCCTGTTGTGGCTCCGGTAGTGAACGATCTGAAACAATTGGGAGAGAAATTCGGAATTGCGCTTTAA